TCGGGACGTTACCGGCGGGCGGGCTCCCCGGCTGTCCCGGCGGCGGCCTCCCCGGCCGGCCGCCGGGGTCGCTCGGTGCTCACCACCAGCGCCACGCCCGCCACGATCACCGCGCCGCCGAGCAGCACCTGCGCGGTGACCGGCTCGGCGACCAGCAGCGCGCCGAGCGCCACCGCCACCGCCGGGTTGACGTAGGCGTACGTCGCGACCAACGAGATCGGCGCGTGGTGCAGCAGCCAGACGTACGCGGTGAAGGCGACCAGCGAGCCGGCCACCATCAGGTACGCCAACGCGGCCCAGGACCGGGCGGTCACCTCGGCGGGCGAGAATCCGCGCAGCTCGTCGCGGGCCAGCGCGAGCACGGCCAGCGCGGCGGCCCCGGCGAACATCTCGTACACGGTGGCGACGAAGGGGTCGGTGGGCATCCGCAGCCGGCCGGAGACGAACGAGCCGATCGACCAGCAGGTGGCGGCGGCGACCACGGTCAGCGCGCCGGCCAGCGGCACGGCGTCCGCGCCGCCGCTCGGCAGCACCAGCAGCACCAGGCCGAGGAAGCCGAGGGTCACCCCGGCGAAGGTCCAGCCACGCGGCCGATCGCCGGTGACCGTGCGCAGCAGCACCACCAGCAACGGCACGATCGCCACCAGCAGGGCCGCGACGCCGGACGGCACGGCCACCCCGGGCGGGCCGGACTCGGCGAGCACCACCAGTCCGTTGCCGCCGGCCAGCAGCAGCACCCCGACCAGGGCGGCGGAGCCGAGCTGCCGGCGGTCCACCCGCAACGCGCCCGGTCCTCGGCGCAGCCGCAGCACCACGGCGAGCACCAGGCCCGCCGCGGCGAACCGGAGCGCGGCCGAGGCGAGCGGCGGCAGCGACTCCACGGCGATCCGGATGCCGAGGTAGGTGGAGCCCCACAGCACGTAGACCAGCACGAGGGCGGTCCAGATCAGCGCGGGGGCGGTGGGTGTCGTACGTGAGGAAGGTGAGCTCATCGGTCGACCACGCTACGGTGACCAGGGTGTCGGCGTCCCGCAGTGGTGGCCCGGCTCTCAGCAGCGAGTACGCAGGAGGCGTGCATGGCGAACTACGGACCGCCCGACGGCCCGCCGCCGTGGGCCGGTCGGCGCTCCGACGACGCGTACGGTGCCGGGCCGGATCCGCAGCGCCCGCCCGAGTGGGGTGAGCCGCGCACCGGCCGGTCGGACCGGCACCCGGGCGGGTACGCCTCCACCGAGCTGCATCCGCCCGCCGTCCCGTACCAGCAGGGCGGGCCGGCGGCGTACCTGGGCGACCCGACGCCGCCGCGCCCGAAGCGCCGGGTTCCGCTGGTCCCGGTGCTGGCCGTGCTGGCGGTCGTCGTCCTCGGCGCCGGCGTGCTGTGGTACCTGTCCGGGCGGGAGGAGCCGACCTCGCCGGTCGCCGGCACCGCCGCGTCGGCCGGCACCGTCGATCCGGCCAGTCCCGGCCCGGGCGTCCCGGCCCCCACCACGCCGGCGCCCGCCTCGTCCTCGGATCCGCGGTTCGTCGCGGCGGGGCAGTGCGTCCGCAACGACGGGCCGGCCGGCGGCAGGCCGAGGCTGCTGATCGCCGAGTGCGCCCCGAGGACGTACGAGGTGCTGCGCCGGTTCGACGGCCAGACCAGCGGCGAGCGGGACGCCGAGGCCAAGTGCGGCCAGGTCACGGGCTACACCGACTGGTTCTTCTACGACAGCGAGCTGGACTCGCTCGACTTCGTGCTCTGCCTCCGCAAGCGCTGACCGGCCTCGTAGCCGAATATCGGGCTGTCTAGCGTCCACGCTAGACAGCCCTAGTTTTGCGTCGAGAGCCGGAGACACGCCGATAGCCCGCTCTATCCATCTCTAGGCCGACGACTAGACGGCCCGATACTGTGCGATACGTGGATCCGGTCCGCAACCCGTACGCCCCGGGCGCCGGCCAGCGCCCGCCCGAACTCGCCGGGCGGGGGCGGGAACTGGACGTCTTCGACGTCGTGCTGGAGCGCATCGCCCGGGGCCGCCCCGAACGCAGCCTGATGCTCACCGGACTGCGCGGCGTCGGCAAGACGGTGCTGCTCAACACGCTGCGCTCGCAGGCGATCAACCACCTCTGGGGCACCGGCAAGATCGAGGCCCGCCCCGACCAGTCGCTGCGCCGGCCGATCGCCGCCGCCCTGCACATGGCGGTCCGCGAACTGGCGCCCCGGCACCGCGCCCCGGACCGGATCGACGCCTTCCTCGGCGTGCTGAAGGCGTTCGCCCAGCGGGGCGCGGCGACCGGGCGGCAGGCCGCGCCGAAGCTGCGCGACCGCTGGCAGCCCGGCATCGACGTGCCGGCGAGCAGCGGCCGGGCCGACTCCGGCGACATCGAGATCGACCTGGTCGAGTTGCTCAGCGACGCGGCCGGGGTCGCCGCCGACGTGGGCACCGGGATCGCCGTCTTCATCGACGAGATGCAGGACCTCGGCGCGGAGGACGTCTCCGCGCTCTGCGCGGCCTGCCACGAGCTGTCCCAGCTCGGCGCGCCGCTGATCGTGGTCGGCGCCGGCCTGCCACACCTCCCGGCCGTGCTCAGCGCGGCCAAGTCGTACTCCGAACGGCTCTACCGCTACCAGCGCATCGACCGGCTCGACCGGCTCGCCGCCGACCAGGCGCTCTGCGCGCCCGCCGAGCGGGAGGAGGTCGAGTACGAGCAGAAGGCCCTCGACCTGCTCTACGAGTCCTCCGGCGGCTACCCGTACTTCGTCCAGGCGTACGGGAAGGCGACCTGGGACCACGCGCCCCGGTCCCCGATCACCGCGGCGGACGTCCGGGTCGCCGCGCCCGAGGCGGAGGCCGAGCTGGCGGTCGGCTTCTTCG
This genomic interval from Micromonospora coxensis contains the following:
- a CDS encoding ATP-binding protein, whose product is MDPVRNPYAPGAGQRPPELAGRGRELDVFDVVLERIARGRPERSLMLTGLRGVGKTVLLNTLRSQAINHLWGTGKIEARPDQSLRRPIAAALHMAVRELAPRHRAPDRIDAFLGVLKAFAQRGAATGRQAAPKLRDRWQPGIDVPASSGRADSGDIEIDLVELLSDAAGVAADVGTGIAVFIDEMQDLGAEDVSALCAACHELSQLGAPLIVVGAGLPHLPAVLSAAKSYSERLYRYQRIDRLDRLAADQALCAPAEREEVEYEQKALDLLYESSGGYPYFVQAYGKATWDHAPRSPITAADVRVAAPEAEAELAVGFFGSRFERATPAEREYMRAMAALSLVEGETDGGGRDDMDAAVPTAEIARALERKPASLSPARDALIKKGLIYSGERGTVAFTVPHFGRYLRTQPA
- a CDS encoding EamA family transporter, translated to MSSPSSRTTPTAPALIWTALVLVYVLWGSTYLGIRIAVESLPPLASAALRFAAAGLVLAVVLRLRRGPGALRVDRRQLGSAALVGVLLLAGGNGLVVLAESGPPGVAVPSGVAALLVAIVPLLVVLLRTVTGDRPRGWTFAGVTLGFLGLVLLVLPSGGADAVPLAGALTVVAAATCWSIGSFVSGRLRMPTDPFVATVYEMFAGAAALAVLALARDELRGFSPAEVTARSWAALAYLMVAGSLVAFTAYVWLLHHAPISLVATYAYVNPAVAVALGALLVAEPVTAQVLLGGAVIVAGVALVVSTERPRRPAGEAAAGTAGEPARR
- a CDS encoding LppU/SCO3897 family protein, which codes for MHPPAVPYQQGGPAAYLGDPTPPRPKRRVPLVPVLAVLAVVVLGAGVLWYLSGREEPTSPVAGTAASAGTVDPASPGPGVPAPTTPAPASSSDPRFVAAGQCVRNDGPAGGRPRLLIAECAPRTYEVLRRFDGQTSGERDAEAKCGQVTGYTDWFFYDSELDSLDFVLCLRKR